A single region of the Candidatus Dormiibacterota bacterium genome encodes:
- a CDS encoding alcohol dehydrogenase catalytic domain-containing protein: MRSFRVSSPTAGQVELAEVPVPSPGAGAVRVKIEACGICHSDALTVHNVWPGIEFPRVPGHEIAGTIDAVGGGVVGWNVGDRVGVGWHGGHCGHCDRCRRGDFLTCRELQVPGIRYDGGYAEYTIVPAVALARIPDGLTAAEAAPLMCAGVTTFNALRNSGARAGDLVAILGIGGLGHLGVQYAAKMGFHTVAIARGASKRALALELGAHAYIDSAASNIGAELQKLGGATLVLATATSAKAMEPAMNGLTIDGQLLIVGASMEPMALQTVQMIGGRHSVKAWPSGTCVDSEDTMRFSVLTGVRAKIETMPLDRAPEAYARMMSGDARFRVVLTT, translated from the coding sequence ATGCGTAGTTTTCGGGTTTCGTCGCCCACGGCCGGGCAGGTTGAATTAGCAGAGGTTCCGGTGCCCTCGCCGGGCGCGGGAGCGGTTCGCGTGAAGATTGAGGCATGTGGGATCTGCCACAGCGATGCGCTCACCGTGCATAACGTGTGGCCGGGCATCGAGTTTCCGCGCGTGCCGGGCCACGAAATCGCCGGGACGATCGATGCGGTTGGCGGCGGCGTCGTCGGCTGGAATGTCGGCGACCGGGTCGGCGTCGGCTGGCACGGTGGCCACTGCGGGCATTGCGACCGCTGCCGCCGCGGCGATTTTCTCACGTGCAGGGAGTTGCAGGTTCCGGGTATCCGCTACGACGGCGGCTACGCCGAGTACACGATCGTTCCGGCGGTCGCTCTGGCCCGTATTCCCGATGGGCTTACGGCCGCGGAAGCGGCTCCGTTGATGTGCGCGGGCGTCACTACCTTTAACGCATTACGCAATAGCGGTGCGCGGGCGGGCGACCTCGTGGCTATTCTCGGCATCGGTGGGCTCGGGCACCTCGGCGTGCAATACGCAGCGAAGATGGGTTTTCACACGGTTGCGATTGCGCGCGGTGCATCGAAACGCGCGCTCGCGCTCGAACTCGGAGCGCACGCATACATCGATAGCGCCGCTTCGAATATCGGCGCGGAGTTGCAAAAGCTCGGCGGCGCGACGCTCGTTTTGGCCACTGCAACCTCGGCGAAGGCAATGGAGCCGGCGATGAACGGCTTGACGATCGACGGCCAACTGCTGATCGTCGGCGCGTCGATGGAGCCGATGGCTTTGCAGACCGTGCAGATGATCGGTGGCCGCCACTCGGTGAAGGCGTGGCCGTCGGGGACGTGCGTCGATTCCGAGGACACGATGCGCTTTAGCGTCCTCACGGGCGTTCGCGCGAAGATCGAAACGATGCCGCTCGATCGCGCGCCCGAAGCGTATGCGCGCATGATGAGCGGAGATGCTCGCTTCCGCGTCGTGCTCACCACCTAA